In Streptomyces sp. NBC_01439, the following are encoded in one genomic region:
- a CDS encoding GNAT family N-acetyltransferase, which produces MIEISPQQLPALSRWFPTGSPGPGTLAEHVLTTGSGRWWADRPDRPRVLAVSCADHVLLRGDPSVLTQDALARFADRYVETSARFWPSLGSAFERVVLWERMLYVHQPQAPVSLPRTPRGVTVRRLTLQDVPALAAMDSENAWIHASWGGPSGLAASGHGWAAFAKGRVLSVACTYFLGSAYEDIAVVTVPDRRRELPQLPLGGAPTALACVAGLTADIQARGHAASWCCSRDNRPSRLLAWTAGFRLTREYVHHVTGRAMAREVRANPVAA; this is translated from the coding sequence GTGATCGAGATCTCCCCGCAGCAGCTCCCCGCCCTGAGCCGTTGGTTCCCCACCGGCTCACCCGGTCCCGGGACTCTCGCCGAGCACGTACTGACCACGGGCTCCGGCCGCTGGTGGGCCGACCGCCCCGACCGGCCGCGCGTCCTCGCCGTCAGCTGCGCGGACCACGTGCTGCTGCGCGGCGATCCGAGCGTGCTCACCCAGGACGCCCTGGCCCGGTTCGCCGACCGGTACGTAGAGACGTCCGCCCGGTTCTGGCCGTCGCTCGGCTCGGCATTCGAGCGCGTCGTCCTTTGGGAACGGATGCTGTACGTCCACCAGCCTCAGGCACCGGTGTCCCTCCCCCGCACCCCCCGTGGCGTAACGGTGCGGCGGCTGACTCTCCAAGACGTTCCGGCACTGGCCGCGATGGACTCCGAGAACGCCTGGATTCATGCCAGTTGGGGCGGACCGAGCGGGCTCGCAGCCTCCGGCCACGGCTGGGCCGCGTTCGCCAAAGGTCGGGTCCTCTCCGTCGCCTGCACCTACTTCCTCGGCAGCGCCTACGAGGACATCGCGGTCGTCACCGTGCCCGATCGCCGCCGCGAGCTCCCCCAGCTACCGCTGGGAGGGGCCCCCACCGCACTGGCCTGCGTCGCCGGCCTGACGGCCGACATCCAGGCCCGTGGACACGCCGCGAGCTGGTGCTGCTCACGCGACAACCGGCCCAGCCGACTACTGGCCTGGACGGCCGGCTTCCGGCTGACCCGCGAATACGTCCACCACGTCACCGGTCGCGCCATGGCACGCGAGGTCCGGGCGAACCCGGTTGCCGCTTGA
- a CDS encoding magnesium and cobalt transport protein CorA, whose amino-acid sequence MSERRPLRALRAFKKPAKRPAEPRPIAEQSGTAVAAERQSPRGNSVITAALYHDGVRTSTHDSLAETFQKLREAEGGMAWIGLHRPTEAELLSVAEEFDLHPLAVEDALEAHQRPKLERYGDTLFVVLRAARYLDDAEEVDFGELHIFVGPDFVITVRHGAAPDLAAVRRRMENSSDLLKRGPESVLYAILDAVVDGYAPVVAGVENDVDEIETEVFSGDPKVSRRIYELSREVVEFQRATRPLTRILEGLTAGFEKYGIDEELRRYLRDVADHATHVTERVDSFRLALQDILAVNATLVTQQQNEEMRQLAHAGHAQNEEIKKISAWAAILFAPTLVGTIYGMNFETMPELGWALGYPFALGLMAAVCLGLYVIFKRRDWL is encoded by the coding sequence GTGTCCGAGCGTCGTCCCCTGCGTGCCCTGCGCGCGTTCAAGAAGCCGGCCAAGCGCCCTGCCGAGCCCCGCCCCATTGCCGAACAGTCCGGCACGGCCGTAGCGGCCGAGCGGCAATCGCCCCGTGGAAACAGCGTGATCACTGCCGCTCTGTACCACGACGGTGTGCGCACCAGCACGCATGACTCGCTCGCCGAGACCTTCCAGAAGCTCCGCGAGGCGGAAGGGGGCATGGCGTGGATCGGTCTGCACAGGCCGACCGAGGCCGAGCTGCTGTCCGTTGCCGAGGAGTTCGACCTGCATCCGCTCGCGGTCGAGGACGCGCTGGAGGCACATCAGCGGCCCAAGCTGGAACGCTACGGCGACACCCTGTTCGTCGTATTGCGTGCGGCCCGCTATCTGGATGACGCGGAGGAGGTCGATTTCGGCGAGCTGCACATCTTCGTCGGACCCGACTTCGTGATCACCGTCCGCCACGGAGCCGCCCCCGACCTGGCAGCAGTCAGACGCCGCATGGAGAACAGCTCGGATCTCCTCAAGCGAGGCCCCGAATCCGTCCTGTACGCGATCCTCGACGCGGTCGTCGACGGCTACGCGCCGGTCGTGGCCGGCGTGGAGAACGACGTCGACGAGATCGAAACCGAGGTCTTCAGCGGCGACCCGAAGGTCTCCCGCCGCATCTACGAGCTCTCCCGGGAAGTCGTGGAGTTCCAGCGCGCAACCAGACCCCTGACCAGGATCCTGGAAGGGTTGACCGCCGGGTTCGAGAAATATGGAATCGACGAGGAACTGCGACGCTACCTGCGTGACGTCGCCGACCACGCCACCCACGTCACCGAACGCGTCGACAGCTTCCGCCTCGCTCTCCAGGACATCCTCGCGGTCAACGCCACCCTGGTCACCCAGCAGCAGAACGAGGAAATGAGGCAGCTGGCCCACGCCGGCCACGCCCAGAACGAAGAGATCAAGAAGATCTCGGCCTGGGCCGCCATCCTCTTCGCCCCGACCCTGGTGGGCACGATCTACGGCATGAACTTCGAGACCATGCCCGAGCTCGGCTGGGCCCTCGGCTATCCCTTCGCACTGGGGCTGATGGCCGCCGTGTGCCTCGGGCTCTATGTGATCTTCAAGCGCCGGGACTGGCTCTGA
- a CDS encoding magnesium and cobalt transport protein CorA — MSFIRSLRRVVRRTDRRTVDLSHPARSPLGSAVVNCVVYLEGVRQTGNCLADEAIRRVRKTGDGFVWIGLHEPGPEELVGVAELFGLHPLAVQDATHTHHRPKVVRYDDVLFTVLKTVRYIEHKELTATSEVVDTGEIMAFVGPDFVVTVRRGRHGSLGPLREALEAAPEQLAKGPSAVLHAIAEHVVDDYLAVTDAMEVDVDAVESAVFTEHARHGDAGRIYQLKRELMELKRAVAPLERPLQALATKPSPSIAPDIQPYFRDVADHLSRTTDQVTAFDALLDSILQAHLAQVTVAQNEDMRKITAWAAIIAVPTMVCGVYGMNFDHMPELKWRYGFPLVLGLISAACVFIHRAFRRNGWI; from the coding sequence GTGTCGTTCATCCGCAGTCTCCGCCGCGTGGTGCGCCGCACCGACCGGCGCACCGTGGACCTCAGCCATCCGGCACGGTCTCCGCTCGGCAGTGCCGTGGTCAACTGCGTGGTCTACCTGGAGGGCGTGCGGCAGACCGGGAACTGCCTGGCCGACGAAGCGATCCGGCGGGTACGCAAAACGGGCGACGGCTTCGTTTGGATCGGGCTCCATGAACCCGGCCCGGAGGAGCTGGTCGGCGTCGCCGAGCTGTTCGGGCTGCATCCGCTGGCGGTCCAGGACGCGACGCACACCCACCATCGGCCGAAGGTGGTGCGGTACGACGACGTGCTGTTCACGGTCCTCAAGACCGTGCGGTACATCGAGCACAAGGAACTCACGGCCACCAGCGAGGTCGTGGACACCGGCGAAATCATGGCGTTCGTCGGACCCGACTTCGTCGTCACGGTCCGGCGCGGCCGACACGGTTCGCTGGGCCCCCTGCGGGAGGCCCTGGAGGCTGCGCCCGAGCAGCTCGCCAAAGGGCCCTCCGCCGTCCTGCACGCCATAGCCGAGCACGTCGTGGACGACTACCTCGCCGTGACCGACGCGATGGAGGTCGATGTCGACGCGGTCGAGTCCGCCGTCTTCACCGAGCACGCCCGCCACGGCGACGCGGGCCGCATCTATCAGCTCAAACGCGAGCTGATGGAGCTCAAGCGGGCCGTGGCACCGCTGGAGCGGCCACTGCAGGCCCTCGCGACCAAGCCGTCACCGTCGATCGCCCCGGACATCCAGCCCTACTTCCGTGACGTCGCCGACCATCTGTCCCGCACCACCGACCAGGTCACGGCCTTCGACGCACTCCTCGACTCGATCCTCCAGGCCCATCTCGCGCAGGTGACCGTCGCGCAGAACGAGGACATGCGCAAGATCACGGCATGGGCAGCGATCATTGCCGTGCCGACGATGGTGTGCGGCGTGTACGGCATGAACTTCGACCACATGCCCGAGCTGAAATGGCGATACGGCTTTCCCCTCGTCCTTGGCCTGATCTCGGCGGCCTGCGTCTTCATCCACCGCGCCTTCCGGCGCAACGGCTGGATCTGA
- a CDS encoding Na+/H+ antiporter, translated as MRSVGTVLFLVVLATVVATGARRWRIPAPSLLVVAGLVVALMPGTPEIRVSPEAIGLIVLPPLLYASAEELPWRELRLVWKPVSVLAVGLVLASAAAVGLVASLLTPLTWQMALVLGAVLASTDPVAVTALGRRLALPPRVQVLVQAESLFNDATSLVLFRVAVVVAAASAGVSWQAAGTEFALLAGGGTLVGGAVAGVVALIRRRTEDPVLETVIALVTPYAAYVLAEAVHASGVTSVVVAGVVLGGRADRFTNAGIRIQLHAVNGTVVFLLESVVFSLIGLTLPGQVAALTAADGLWPLYALAVAATLITVRLLWVLPLSAVVQRNAGVRPSWRVPAVLTWAGTRGVVPLAAALSIPVVADDGALLGQRPLVLVLTTSVVVATLVAQGFTLAGVVRRSGIALEPDHTEREEASARCALAAAGIRRLDEMSDLEAVPDVVADRLRRSLQARLDHAHDRLEEADLAESADHVYRLLRRDLIRVEAVELQRLYDEHRISDSTRRRLQRTLDLEEARLDLAS; from the coding sequence ATGCGCAGCGTCGGTACGGTCTTGTTCCTAGTGGTACTGGCCACGGTCGTGGCCACGGGTGCCCGCCGCTGGCGAATTCCGGCTCCCTCACTGCTCGTTGTCGCGGGCCTCGTCGTCGCGCTGATGCCGGGCACTCCGGAGATCCGGGTCAGCCCTGAAGCCATCGGACTCATCGTTCTTCCGCCCTTGCTGTACGCCAGCGCCGAGGAACTGCCCTGGCGTGAACTGCGCCTGGTGTGGAAGCCGGTCAGCGTGCTCGCGGTCGGTCTGGTCCTGGCCTCGGCGGCCGCGGTGGGTCTGGTCGCGTCGCTGCTCACCCCGCTGACTTGGCAGATGGCGCTGGTCCTGGGGGCCGTCCTCGCGAGTACGGACCCGGTGGCGGTCACTGCGCTCGGTCGGCGCCTTGCCCTGCCTCCCCGTGTCCAGGTCCTCGTGCAGGCCGAGAGCCTCTTCAACGACGCCACGTCGCTCGTGCTCTTCCGGGTCGCGGTCGTCGTCGCCGCGGCCTCCGCCGGGGTGTCCTGGCAGGCGGCCGGAACGGAGTTCGCGCTGCTCGCCGGGGGCGGCACTCTCGTCGGGGGAGCGGTCGCCGGGGTCGTGGCGCTGATCCGCCGCAGGACCGAGGACCCGGTGCTGGAGACCGTCATTGCCCTGGTGACCCCGTACGCCGCTTATGTACTGGCCGAGGCGGTGCACGCGTCGGGTGTGACCTCCGTCGTCGTGGCGGGGGTCGTGCTCGGAGGACGGGCGGACCGGTTCACCAATGCCGGCATACGGATCCAGCTGCACGCCGTCAACGGCACCGTGGTCTTCCTGCTGGAGAGCGTCGTCTTCAGCCTGATCGGCCTCACCCTGCCCGGACAGGTCGCCGCGCTGACCGCCGCCGACGGGCTCTGGCCGCTGTACGCGCTGGCGGTCGCCGCGACCTTGATCACCGTTCGCCTGCTGTGGGTCCTGCCCCTCTCGGCCGTCGTCCAGCGGAACGCGGGCGTACGCCCCTCCTGGCGCGTCCCGGCCGTGCTGACCTGGGCGGGCACGCGGGGTGTCGTTCCGCTGGCTGCGGCTCTGTCCATCCCCGTCGTGGCGGACGACGGCGCCCTGCTCGGCCAGCGCCCGCTCGTACTCGTACTGACCACGTCGGTAGTGGTGGCCACCCTCGTCGCCCAGGGCTTCACCCTGGCCGGCGTGGTCCGTCGCTCCGGAATCGCCCTCGAACCGGATCACACCGAACGCGAAGAGGCCTCCGCCCGGTGCGCCCTTGCCGCAGCCGGCATCCGCCGCCTGGACGAGATGTCCGACCTCGAAGCCGTCCCGGACGTCGTGGCGGACCGGCTGCGGCGCAGCCTGCAGGCGCGCCTCGACCATGCCCACGATCGCCTGGAGGAAGCAGACCTGGCCGAATCGGCGGACCACGTCTATCGCCTGCTGCGTCGGGACCTGATCCGGGTGGAGGCCGTCGAGCTACAGCGCCTCTACGACGAACACCGGATCAGCGACTCCACTCGCCGACGGCTGCAGCGCACCTTGGACCTGGAGGAGGCCCGGCTCGATCTGGCGAGCTGA
- the kdpF gene encoding K(+)-transporting ATPase subunit F — protein sequence MSTETVVGIIVAVSLVGYLVLALFFPEKF from the coding sequence GTGAGTACGGAAACTGTCGTGGGCATCATCGTCGCGGTCAGCCTGGTCGGGTACCTGGTCCTGGCGCTGTTCTTCCCCGAGAAGTTCTGA
- a CDS encoding sensor histidine kinase gives MTTTHEAGPVADAGHPAVRPGRLKVFLGAAPGVGKTYRMLDEAHRRTARGADVVAGFVECHRRRHTESKLDGLEILPPAGQEYRGGRYTELDREALLARRPQVVLIDELAHTNVPGGGRHPKRWQDVEDILAAGIDVVTTLNIQHLESLSDVVEKITGVPQRETVPDEFVRRAHEVELVDIPPEALRRRMAHGNIYPPERIDASLANYFRPGNLIALRELALLWLAGRVDEALHKYRTEHGIGDVWETRERVVVALTGGPEGETLIRRAARIADRSAGGELLAVHIARSDGLAAGVSHVALADQRALVEHLGGSYHSVVGDEVPTALVDFATAENATQLVLGTSRRRRLERFLTGRGIGETVVALSEDIDVHMVTHERAGHGRLLPSRRRTLPTSRLIAGPVAGVVLPVLLTLGLDRMRGTLNLTSEALLFLVAVVGVACIGGVASALIAALTAALLLNYWFMPPIGEFTMSDPDSVLALVVFAVVAATVAAAADRSLRLSRRAARATAEAETMSSLAGSIVRGDQTIPALLERTRETFGMDTVELAPEACDTGGATDPALVVAAGPESFLVLRGRTLPSSERRVLAAFAAHVGAAVERARLAEAAAEVEPIKAADRLRTALLRAVSHDLRTPLAGALAAVSSLRNQEIEFSAEDRAELLASAEVSLNRLNRLVENLLDLSRLQAGALTLDLRATTLEEVLPAALDSLDLTPDGGPAVDVQSLESVPALQADPPLLERVLANLVGNAVRHAPAERPVLVTASALAGRVDIRIADRGPGIAADDRERAFEPFQRLGDRDNTAGLGLGLALARGLTEAMNGTLTPEDTPGGGLTMVLSLPVATDETAGRF, from the coding sequence ATGACGACCACGCACGAGGCGGGCCCGGTGGCCGACGCGGGACACCCGGCCGTACGGCCGGGGAGGCTCAAGGTCTTTCTGGGCGCGGCACCCGGCGTCGGAAAGACGTACCGGATGCTCGACGAGGCACACCGCCGGACGGCCCGCGGCGCGGATGTGGTGGCCGGGTTCGTGGAGTGCCACCGGCGTCGGCACACCGAATCGAAGCTCGACGGCCTGGAGATCCTCCCGCCGGCCGGACAGGAATACCGTGGCGGCCGGTACACGGAGTTGGACCGTGAAGCGCTGCTGGCGAGGCGGCCGCAGGTGGTGCTGATCGACGAACTCGCCCATACCAATGTCCCTGGGGGCGGCCGGCACCCGAAGCGGTGGCAGGACGTCGAGGACATCCTCGCCGCCGGGATCGATGTCGTCACCACGCTCAACATCCAGCACCTGGAGTCGCTGAGCGACGTCGTCGAGAAGATCACCGGTGTCCCTCAGCGCGAGACTGTGCCCGATGAGTTCGTGCGCCGCGCCCATGAGGTCGAGCTGGTCGACATACCCCCCGAGGCACTTCGGCGCCGGATGGCACACGGCAACATCTATCCCCCGGAGCGGATCGACGCCTCGCTCGCCAACTACTTCCGCCCCGGCAATCTCATCGCGCTGCGGGAGCTGGCCCTGCTGTGGCTGGCCGGGAGGGTGGACGAGGCCCTCCACAAGTACCGTACCGAGCACGGCATCGGAGATGTCTGGGAGACCCGGGAACGCGTCGTGGTCGCCCTCACCGGCGGTCCCGAGGGCGAGACCCTCATCCGTCGCGCGGCACGCATCGCCGACCGGTCCGCCGGCGGTGAACTGCTCGCCGTACACATCGCGCGCAGCGACGGGCTCGCCGCCGGGGTCTCGCACGTGGCTCTGGCCGACCAGCGGGCCCTCGTCGAGCACCTGGGCGGCAGCTACCACTCCGTCGTCGGCGACGAAGTACCCACCGCCCTGGTGGACTTCGCGACGGCGGAGAACGCCACCCAGCTCGTCCTCGGTACGAGCCGCCGCCGTCGGCTGGAACGTTTCCTCACCGGACGCGGGATCGGCGAGACCGTCGTGGCGCTGTCCGAGGACATCGACGTCCACATGGTCACGCACGAGCGGGCGGGCCACGGCCGACTGCTGCCCTCCCGCCGCCGTACGCTCCCCACCTCCCGGCTCATCGCCGGACCCGTGGCCGGTGTGGTGCTCCCGGTGCTGCTCACCCTCGGCCTCGACCGCATGCGCGGCACACTGAACCTCACCAGCGAGGCGCTGCTCTTCCTGGTGGCCGTCGTGGGCGTGGCCTGCATCGGCGGAGTGGCATCCGCCCTGATCGCGGCGCTCACCGCCGCGCTGCTCCTCAACTACTGGTTCATGCCGCCCATAGGCGAGTTCACCATGAGCGACCCGGACAGCGTGCTGGCGCTCGTGGTCTTCGCCGTCGTCGCCGCCACCGTGGCCGCCGCAGCGGACAGGTCCTTGCGGCTCTCCCGCCGTGCGGCTCGTGCCACGGCCGAGGCGGAGACGATGTCGTCCCTCGCCGGCAGCATCGTCCGCGGCGACCAGACGATCCCGGCGCTGCTGGAACGTACGCGTGAAACATTCGGCATGGACACCGTCGAGCTGGCTCCCGAAGCCTGCGACACAGGCGGCGCGACGGACCCCGCCCTCGTGGTGGCGGCGGGCCCCGAGTCCTTCCTCGTCCTGCGCGGCCGTACGCTGCCGTCCTCCGAACGCCGCGTGCTGGCCGCCTTCGCCGCGCACGTCGGCGCGGCCGTCGAGCGGGCCCGGCTGGCCGAGGCCGCCGCCGAGGTCGAACCGATCAAGGCCGCCGACCGCCTGCGCACCGCCCTGCTCCGGGCCGTCAGCCACGACCTGCGGACCCCCTTGGCAGGGGCGCTGGCCGCGGTCAGCTCACTGCGCAACCAGGAGATCGAGTTCTCCGCCGAGGACCGGGCGGAACTGCTGGCCTCCGCCGAGGTGTCCCTGAACCGGCTCAACCGCCTGGTGGAGAACCTGCTCGATCTCAGCCGCCTCCAAGCCGGCGCCCTCACGCTCGACCTGCGGGCCACCACACTGGAGGAAGTCCTGCCGGCCGCGCTGGACTCGTTGGACCTGACGCCCGATGGCGGGCCCGCCGTCGATGTGCAGAGCCTTGAATCGGTACCGGCGCTCCAAGCCGATCCGCCGCTGCTGGAACGGGTGCTGGCCAACCTCGTCGGCAACGCGGTCCGCCACGCACCCGCGGAGCGCCCGGTGCTGGTGACGGCCAGCGCCCTGGCCGGGCGGGTCGACATCAGGATCGCCGACCGGGGCCCCGGGATCGCCGCCGACGACCGCGAGCGTGCCTTCGAACCGTTCCAGCGCCTCGGCGACCGCGACAACACCGCCGGACTCGGCCTCGGCCTCGCCCTGGCCAGGGGACTCACCGAAGCCATGAACGGCACGCTCACACCCGAGGACACCCCCGGCGGAGGACTGACCATGGTCCTGTCCCTGCCGGTCGCCACCGATGAGACAGCAGGGCGGTTCTGA
- a CDS encoding NAD(P)-binding protein, with product MPSPTATTRFNRDRGRHLELLLDRAAAAHAGQDDAFIDASTTVLSDADTAVPELVAAAAVGHGPTLQVEGKVFRGVVRPAGTPPHATDLATLAVLSGTHMDDPMGEDSAETPGANGTQLLPDTATAYHRQFTHGRLMLEEVTHHHAPASPTRRRRAYRGWLSDRLGHLPWKIFVSREVTAVFGILGAAVVLLATATAVVEDGPLWKSVYLPLLDIFTMGDPATEESTARQVLQLIAGFVGLAVLPLVVAAAMNATLAFRTASANHVPDAGLYDHIILVGLGKIGTRALAQLCTTDHKVVVIERDPQARGVALARELGVHLLLEDAAAPGVLDLARIGTSKSLLVLTHDDGENLDIVMAARESNPRVRAVMRLYGDDFAATVSRTMRAGYPDALTRSRSVSALAAPSFAAAMMGRHVLGVMPVERGSLLFTVVDVAGHPELEGHSIHAAFKEHEWRVLAVGPTTSRHSASSTDTLGGFRMDRAAFDWRPPHGRVLRHDDRVVLVTTRRGLDVLMTGVQPRPAGRRPHPAQ from the coding sequence TTGCCCTCACCTACGGCGACGACCAGATTCAACCGGGACCGCGGTCGCCATCTCGAACTGCTCCTCGACCGGGCAGCAGCCGCGCACGCCGGGCAGGACGACGCGTTCATCGACGCGTCCACGACGGTGCTCTCCGACGCGGACACGGCCGTCCCCGAATTGGTGGCCGCTGCGGCAGTCGGGCACGGGCCCACCCTCCAGGTCGAGGGCAAGGTGTTCCGCGGAGTGGTCCGCCCCGCCGGAACACCACCCCACGCGACGGACCTGGCCACGCTCGCCGTTCTCTCCGGTACGCACATGGACGACCCGATGGGCGAGGACAGCGCGGAAACACCGGGCGCCAACGGCACCCAACTGCTGCCCGACACCGCGACCGCCTACCACCGGCAGTTCACGCACGGCCGGCTCATGCTCGAAGAGGTGACCCACCACCACGCGCCGGCGTCCCCCACCAGGCGGCGGCGGGCCTATCGGGGCTGGCTGAGCGACCGGCTCGGGCACCTGCCCTGGAAGATCTTCGTCTCGCGCGAAGTGACCGCCGTCTTCGGGATCCTCGGCGCGGCCGTGGTGCTGCTGGCCACGGCGACGGCCGTCGTGGAGGACGGACCGCTGTGGAAGTCGGTGTACCTGCCACTGCTGGACATCTTCACCATGGGCGACCCGGCCACCGAGGAGTCCACTGCCCGCCAGGTCCTCCAGCTCATCGCGGGATTCGTCGGCCTGGCCGTGCTCCCTCTCGTCGTGGCCGCCGCGATGAACGCCACGCTGGCCTTCCGCACCGCGTCGGCCAACCACGTACCGGATGCCGGCCTGTACGACCACATCATCCTGGTCGGACTGGGCAAGATCGGCACGCGCGCCCTGGCGCAGCTGTGCACCACCGACCACAAGGTCGTGGTGATCGAGCGGGACCCGCAAGCCCGAGGGGTCGCGCTGGCACGCGAGCTCGGCGTGCACCTGCTGCTCGAGGACGCCGCCGCTCCCGGAGTCCTCGATCTCGCCCGCATCGGCACCAGCAAGTCATTGCTGGTACTCACCCACGATGACGGCGAGAACCTCGACATCGTGATGGCAGCCCGCGAGAGCAACCCCCGCGTGCGCGCCGTGATGCGCCTGTACGGCGACGACTTCGCCGCCACCGTCTCCCGCACCATGCGCGCCGGTTACCCGGACGCGCTCACCCGCAGCCGCAGTGTCTCGGCGCTGGCCGCGCCCTCCTTCGCTGCCGCGATGATGGGCCGCCACGTGCTGGGCGTCATGCCTGTCGAACGCGGATCCCTGCTCTTCACCGTCGTGGACGTCGCCGGCCACCCGGAACTGGAAGGGCACTCCATACACGCGGCTTTCAAGGAGCACGAGTGGCGCGTACTCGCCGTCGGCCCCACGACCAGCAGGCATTCGGCCTCGTCGACCGACACGCTCGGCGGATTCCGCATGGACCGGGCCGCCTTCGACTGGCGCCCACCACACGGTCGGGTCCTACGCCATGACGACCGTGTCGTGCTGGTCACCACACGGCGCGGTCTGGACGTTCTGATGACCGGCGTCCAGCCCCGTCCCGCAGGCCGCCGGCCTCATCCGGCCCAATGA